A window of Bacteroidales bacterium genomic DNA:
ATCATAATAGCCAAATTTAGCATTACCTGCAGCAAGAGTTGTTACAGTATATAATTTACCTTCATGTCCATCAAAAGACACCCCTTGCCCGTACTTAATATCCAAACCAACAGGTCCTATTTCGGTAATTACTCCTGTTGTAGGATCAATTTTATATAGTTTATCGTCGGATATAGATGGTCCATATAACATGCCATCCCAAGCCATATCCATATCTATTACAACTGCATCAACAGTTCCACCTGTACCTACTTCAGTTGCAACAAAAGTTGTCATATCTACGCTATATAAATGGAATTTAATTGTTGTATCAACACCACAAACATACCAAACATCATTATCCCAATCATAAGCAAATCCCGTAGGCGTAAACTTTTCTACTAAGCCCGTAATAGTATCTATAATATCACATTGTCCTTCTAAACCTACTAAGCCTATAGTTTTATCATTGTACAATCTATAAATTCCTGCTGGGCTATACTCTTCAGACATTGGAAATGGACTTGCTTTAACACCTGTTCCCTCCTCCGTTTCGTCGCCAGTAGCTAAGTCTATAAAATTGTATGTTAATTTTGTTGTATTAAGAGTATAGGCTTCCAATATATCTTTAACCTCAACACTTTTTGTAATACTGTCATTTAGATAATTGGTGTCAGCTGCGTTGTTAGATAAGTAAAGTTTTGCAGTATAAGTTCCTATTGCAGCATTCCATGTATTGAAAACGAGAATGCTGTCTTGCTCTCCTGCCAAATCACTTACATTAATTGTGTCAGAATATACCTCTGCATTAGTTGCATCAAATATTTTCATTACAACATCAAAAGTTTGTGCTAAAGAACCAACATTTTCCACTTTAGCAGAAAGGTCAGTTATTCCCGGTTTTATTTTGCTAGCTAAATATAGTTTAGAAGCTTCAACATCATTTTCTGGCAGGAATATTTCTGGTCCTTCTACATCATCTATACATAATAAAAACTTGTTCTGAGTAGTAGAACGAAAAGCTACATATATATTTTGCCCAACATAAGCTGACAAATCATATGATCTTTGCTCCCAAGTAGTTCCAGGCGATGCTTCTGCTTTTAACAATGTAAAAGCGGCAGGGTCATTATTTACGGTGGTAGAAACCATTACATCATAAGCTTCTGGAAAATCAACCATCCCAATCACAAACCAAGCTGTCAACACTTTGTTTTCTGCAGTAACCTTTAGCAACGGAGTTACTAAATAATCATCGTGTGCTGTTGTTTCATCATAAAATATTGCAGCACAAGCTGTTCCCGTATGAAATTTATTTACGATGCGTCTCCATGTATTAGCATCTCCTCCGTTAATTACTGTCCAACGTTTAGGAGGAAATGTTGCATCCTCAAAGCCCTCGTTTAACATAGCTCTGCCTTTTTGGCTACATAATGAGGGAGTAGCTGCACCGGGCACTAATTTTTCTACCCTTAAAGGATCACTTACTTTTTTTTCCAACACAAAATCTTTATTTTGTTGGTTTTGTGTACTAGCTTTTTTCATAAATACATCTTGTGCACTTACAAAGCCTACACTCAATACAAATGCTATTAAAAGCGTAATTTTTTTGCTCATAAACTTTTTAATTTAGTTAATTTTATTTTAGAAAATTATTTTCATAATTCAAAAATACATTTTATTTTTTAATTAGACAAACAAAAATTATATAAAGTTGCTACTTATATTTTTATAAATTTTAATCATTTATAATAAAAAATTCTTATTGCATTTAAACTCGCAAAAATAAAAAAGGGAGCATTTCTACTCCCTTCTCACATTGTATTATTTATCGTATTATTTAACAATAACTTTTTTAATTAAAGTTTCATTCTCATTAGAGAATTTTACAATGTAAAGTCCTTGATTATCCAATGAAACAACTCCTTTGTTATTAATAATTTGAGATTTAACAACTTTACCTGTTACATCAAAAACTTCAACATTGTAAGAGCCGTTTACGTTAATAAAGAATGTTCCGTTTGAAGGATTTGGATACAATTCTATATTGTTTTGATCCAAATCATTAACAGCAGCATTATCATGTAGGTAATTAATAGTAACAATGCTACTAACGCCTGTTGTATAAACAGACTGAACACCTAACTCATAAGTTGTTCCTAAAACTAAATCTGTAAGGTCATAGTTTTTTTCTGTTATTTCTGAAGCAACTTTTCTTCCATCAACAAACACATTATATCCTACAAAAGCTTTAGATTGACTTTTTGCTTGTCCTATTTTAAAATCATCTAAGCAGAAATAGAATTGATCTACTGATGTTACATGGATAGCTACATATACTTCTTTATTAGCATAAGCACTCAAGTCATAAGAATATTGTTTCCATTCAACAGAATTAGCTGGACAAGTTACAACAGGAGACAAAGCTACAAAAGAAGACACTTCAGTATTAGTTGTAGAAACAAATACTTGGAATTTTTCTTCAGAATAATTAACATTTCCGCCTCTTGCCCAAAATGAAACTTTAGCACCATTAACAATTAGAGTTTTTGGAGCAATTATCCAATCATTACAAGGAGAGCCATCAGAGGGGTTAAATACTGCTACATATTTTTCACCACTATGAGCAGGGGCTAGTTGATCACTTACAGCTGCAGGATTAAAAATAATTCCAGCCATAGGAAATCCAGAGTTAGGGAAAGAAAATCCTTGGAATCCATAAGTTTCTAATCCGTCAACATCTTTCAAAACCCATGGATCAAATGTTAATGAAAAATCTTCATAAGATTCAAAATCATCAGTAAAACCTATTGCATTGTTCCATGAAAAATCAGCAGTAGTAGTTCCTGTATAAGTCGCATTCAAACCATAAGGAGCATCCAATATCTCAACCATTTCAACATCAATAGTTGTATCAGCACCAACTGTAAAAGCAACACTTAATATAGAGGTATATCCATCAAGAACAACATCATAGGTGTAATTGCCAATAGGAACTTCATTAAAACTAATTGTTCCATTAGCTGCAGTTCCATTGTAAATAATATTAGTTCCGAAATAAACAGTTACAGCTGCATCAAGAGGAGCACTTTGAGCATCTTTTATATTAAATGTTACATCAAATGCCGGTAATTTTGTCAAATTTATAGTATCGGTTATATTTGCACCTGCAATAATAATAGAATCAGTTAAATCTTCATAGCCAAACTTACTTACAGTATAATGATATGTTCCATCAGCGCCATAAAACACAGCATTTCCACTTGAATCTGAAATAAGTTTAGTATTATTAATCACCATAGTTGCACCTGCAATTAAATTTGTATCTTCTTTTACAGTAAACACAGCACTATATGCTGGCTTTGGAATTTTAGTAACAACAATAGTAGCATGTTGCTCTTGATTACCCATATCTTTTATTTCAACAAAGGCACCAGAATATAAATCATAATAACCAAATTTATAATTACCTGTACCTGAAGCAAGAGTTGTTACAGTATATAATTTACCTTCATGTCCATCAAAAGATACACCTTGCCCATAATTTAGATTCAAACCAATAGTTCCTACTTCAGAAATGACACCTGTTGCAGGGTCTATTTTATATAGAATATCATCAGATAAAGATGGTCCATACAACATGCCATCCCAAGCCATATCTATATCAATTATAACTGCATTAGCAGTTCCGCCTGTACCTACCTCTGTTGCAACAAAAGTACTCATATCTATGCTATATAAATGGAATTTACTTATAGTGTCAATGCCACTCGCATACCAAATATCATTTTTCCAATCGTAAGCAAGTCCCAAAAGCGAAAACTTTGCTGGTACGCCAGTAATAGTTCCTATAATTTCACATTGTCCATCTAATGCTACCAAACCTATAGTTTTATTATCGTATAATCTATAAATTCCCACTGGACTATATTCTTCAGACATAGGAAAAGATGTTATTGCAACATCTGCTCCTTCCTCAGTTTCGTCTCCAGTAGCTAGGTCTATGAAATTATATGTTGATTTTGCTGCATTAATGGTATAGGCTGCCAATATATCTTTAACCTCAAAATTTCTTATAATGCTGTCATTAAGGTAATTAGTGTCAGCTGCGTTGTTAGATAAGTAAAATTTTGCAGTATAAGCTCCTATTACGGCATCCCAAGTATTGAAAACGAGAATGCTATCTTGCTCTGATACCAAATTAGTTACATTAACAGTGTCTGAATATACCTCTGCATTAGTTGCATCAAATATTTTCAGAATGGCATCGAAAGTTTGTGCTAGAGAACCAATATTTTCCACTTTAGCTTTAAGATTAGTTATTCCCGGTTTTATTTTGCTAGCTAAATATAGCTTAGAAGCTTCAACATCATTTTCTGGCAGATATATTTCAGGTCCTACTACATCATCTATATATAATTGCCACTGGTCTGTAGTAGTAGAACGAAAAGCTACATATATATTTTGTCCAACATAAGCTGACAAATCATATGATCTTTGCTCCCAGTCATTTCCTGGTGAATCTTCTGCTTTTAACAAAGTAAAAGCAGCTGGGTCATCGTTTACAGTAGTAGAAACCATTACATCATAAGGCTCTGGATATGTTGATCTGTTTGCAAACCATGCTGTCAGCACTTTGTTTTCGGATGTGATTTTCAGCATCGGAGTTACTAAATAGTCATCATGTGCAGTTGTAGAAAACACTATTGTAGCACAAGCAGTTCCTGAATGAAATTTACTTGTAGTACGTGTCCATGTTTTATCGTCACCTTTATTAATTACTGTCCATTTTTTAGGAGGAAAAACAGCATCCTCAAAACCCTCGTTTAATGTAGCTCTGCCTTTTTGGCTACATAACGAAGGAGTAATAGGTCCAGGCACCAATTTTTCTGCCCTTAAAGGATCACTTACTTTTTTTTCAAATACAAAATCTTTATTTTGTTGGTTTTGTGTGTTAGCTTTCTTCATAAATACATCTTGTGCACTTACAAAACTTACACTTAATACAAATGCTATCAAAAACGTAATTTTTTTGCTCATATTTTTTTAGTTTTAGTTATTTTTTTAAAATGATTTTCTTTATTTAATTCAAAAATACATTTATTTTTTTTACTAGACAAATAAAAAAACATAAAAGTTTCATTTTTTATAAAATGAACCTACTTATAAAAAATAATATTTTATTATTCTAGTTTGCTCTACATTACATTTTATTGCTGCTTTTTTTATTTGAGTAAATTTCATTCGCTGTACCTATTATTAATGTACTTTCAAATTAAATTTTCAATTTTTTTATAAAAACAAACAACATATTTGCAACTTTTTTAATAAAATTAAGTATAAATTTAAAATAAATGTTTTTTTTCAAAAAAAAAACTTATTTTTGTCAACTGATTAATATTAATGGTATGATAAAAAATTTTATTCTAAGGAAGGTAATGTTGTTTGCAATATCAATAGGTGTTGTGTTTTCTGCTTATTCACAGGATCCTCATTTTTCGCAATATTATGCAAATCCTCTTTACTTAAACCCAGCATTGGCTGGAGCTACAATTTGCCCAAGACTTAATCTCAACTATAGAAACCAATGGGCTTCAATTTCAGGTCAATATGTTACATATAATGCGTCTTACGACCAACATATTGATGCTTTGTCCGGAGGAATAGGATTGCTAGTTACTGTTGACAAAGCTGGCGAAGGAGTGTTAAACACAACTATGGCTAGTGGAATATATTCATTCAAACTAGATATAAATAGAAAGTTATCTCTAAAAGCTGGCTTTCAAGCCACGTTTCATCAAAAAAGTATTGATTGGCCTAGACTTACCTTTCCTGACATGATAGACTATAGAAGTGGATTTGTTTACAACACAAATGAAACCTCACCCGATAAGCAAACAATATCAAAAGCAGACTTTGCAACAGGATTAGTACTTTACAGTGATAGATTTTATGGTGGATTTGCAGTTCACCATCTAACTAGACCAGACGAAGGATTTATTGGAGTATCAAGAATTCCATTAAAATATACTCTTCATGCAGGGGGAAACATAAGTGTAGAAGACAATAATAGCAGAAAAAGAACTATAGAAGAAACAGCTATTTCTCCAAATTTAATGTACCAAAAACAAGCTAAATTTGACCAAGTAAATTTTGGATTGTATCTAAATAAATATCCTTTTGTAGGAGGTATTTGGTATAGACACACCGGAGTTTTAGAAAAAATTTCAACTTCTAATCCAGATGCAGTAATATTATTGGTTGGATTTGTTCAGCCAACATTTAGATTTGGATACAGCTACGATATTACTGTTTCAAGACTTAGTAATGCTTCAGGTGGTTCACATGAATTTTCTTTAGCTTTTCAATTTGACTGTTTCCCAAAACAGAAAAGAGTTCGTCCAATATCTTGTCCAATCTTTTAAAATTAAAATATTTTCAAACCTTGTTTTAAAAAGTTGTTTTTTCAGTTATTTTTTTTATCTTTGACCCTAAAATTTTAACCAATATGCATAAAACAAACAAATTAATAAAGAGTTTTCTTGTCTTTGGACTTGTTTTAGTAACATTGACTTCATGCTATCGAGAAAGATCTCGCACAACAGCATGGTATTACAATGATTCAAAATGGGGAGGATTTGAAGTCGTTCCTTATGAAGAACAAGAAACAGGACCCGGTCTTGTTTTAATTCAAGGCGGAACGTTCTCAATGGGACGTACAGAACAAGAAATTCCTTACAAATGGGACAATATGCCACGTAGAATAACCGTATCTTCTTTTTACATGGATATGGCAGAAGTTGCAAACGTTGATTATAGAGAATATATTTATTGGTTACAACGTGTATTTGGCGTTGACAACCCAGAAGTAATACGTCAAGCGTTGCCAGACACATTAGTTTGGCGTAGCCGATTAGGTTATAATGAACCATACGTGGAAACTTATTTCCGCCATCCTGCATACTCATTATATCCTGTTGTAGGTGTAAGTTGGGTAAAAGCAAACAGATACTGCGAATGGAGAACCGACCGCGTAAACGAATACATCATGATTCGTGAAGGTATATTAAAATTAGACCCTAATCAACAAAATGAAGAAAACTTCAATACCGACGCATATTTAGCTGGTCAATTTGAAGGAGTTGTGAAAGATGATTTGTATGACCTAAACCCTAATGGTTCTGGAACTCGTAAAGTTCGCATGGAAGACGGAATTTTACTTCCAAAATACCGCCTCCCAACCGAAGCTGAATGGGAATATGCAGCTCTAGGTTTAATAGGAAACACTGTTTATGAACGTGTTCTACAACGTCGTATTTATCCTTGGAACGGGCACGGCTTAAGAACTGAATATAAGAAAAACATGGGTATGTTTGTAACAAACTTCAAAAGAGGCAGAGGTGATAATATGGGCGTTGCCGGCTTCCTTAATGACGCTGCCGACATTACTGCTCCTGTTTATATGTATTGGCCCAATGATTATGGCTTGTATAACATGGCAGGAAACGTTTCTGAATGGGTTTTAGATGTTTACCGCCCTCTTTCTTTTGAAGATTTTGATGATTTCCGCTCTTTCAGAGGTAATGAATTCATGACTAAAGTAACAGATGAAGAAGGTCTAATTGCAGAAAAAGATAGTTTAGGAAGAATCCAATGGAGACCAGTTACACAAGAAGAAGCTGCAACTCGTCGCAATTATCGTTATTCTGACAACCGCAACTACTTAGATGGTGACTTTAGCTCTTCAATATATTACAGAGAACCTGAAAGACAAACTGATGAAGTTGAAGCTAAAAAATTAATGTATGAGTATGGGCAAAGTTCTATGATTAATGACAATGCTCGTGTTTATAAAGGTGGCTCATGGAAAGATCGTGCTTACTGGCAAAGCCCTGGCACAAGACGTTTCTTAGATCAAGAACTTTCAACAGATTACATCGGTTTCCGCTGTGCAATGATTAGAGTTGGTAGTCCTGTTGGTCTCAGAAGATAATTACTAAAAAGTATTAACTTTACCCCCATCTTATAAATGGGGGTTTTTTTTATTATGAATATTAAAGAACTATATAATTTATTTGAACAATCTGACGGAATATCTACAGATACTCGCAGTTTGAAAAAAAACATGATTTTCTGTGCTATCAAAGGTGAAAATTTTGATGGAAATAACTTTGTGAAATCTGCTCTAGAGGCTGGCGCCAAAGCCGTTATCACAAGTAATAAATCTTTTGAAAATAACCCAAAATGCTATTTCACTAACGATACTATTAAATCGCTACAAGAGTTAGCTCATATACACAGACAAAACAGAAAATGCGTTTTTATTGCAATTACAGGCACAAATGGAAAAACTACAACTAAAGAAATTATTCGCGAAACTCTTAGCACCGTCGGTAAAGTTCAAGCAACTCAAGGAAATTTGAATAATCACATAGGTGTGCCTTTAACTCTACTTTCTATTGAAGCTGATACAGAATTTGCAATTATCGAAATGGGAGCAAACCATATTGGAGAAATAGAAACGCTTTGCGATATAGCCTACCCTGACTATGGATTAATTACAAATATAGGAGATGCTCACCTACTCGGCTTTGGAAGCATAGAGGGAGTGATTAAAACTAAAACTGAATTATACAAATTTATTAAAGCTAATGGAAAAGGCATCTTTGTAAATGAAGATGATCCGCTATTAGTATCATTATCCGAAACTCAAAATAGAATTTTTTATAGTTCGGAAAAGTTTTTAGTAGAAATTATTAACAATGACGAACCACAGCTAAAATACAATTGGTCTTGCAATGGGAAGAATTTTATTGCAAAAACAAATCTTATCGGACAATATAATTTACCAAACATGCTTGCAGCAACAGCTATAGCTCTGCATTTTGGCGGCAATCCTGAAAAAATAAACGAAAAAATTTCTAATTATATACCTAATAATATGCGTTCTCAATGGATCGACACAAGTCGAAATCATCTTATTCTAGACGCATATAACGCAAACCCTTCAAGCATGGCTTTAGCAATAAAAAATATTATTAGCTTGAAGGCAAATAAAAAAATGCTAATTATTGGCGACATGCTTGAACTTGGCGAATACAGCAAGCAAAAGCATTTTGAAATTATAAACCTTATTAACAGCTATAATTTTGATAAGGTAATTTTTGTTGGAAATGAATTTGAAAAGTTCAAATCAGATTTTCCAGCTTACAACTTTTACAAAAATACAGAAGAAGCTATGGCAAGCATTTCTAAAACTAATTATAATGACTTTACAATATTAATAAAAGGTTCTAGGAGTATTGGCTTAGAAAAACTAAAAAACATTTTATAATGAATTCGTATAATATTTCTGAGTGGAATAGTGGAATTGGCTTAATGTCCGGCACTTCATTAGATGGAGTTGATTTGGCACTTTGCTCTTTTAGATTTGTAAATAACAAATGGGAATATACTTTTGAAAAAACTTTTACATATAAATATCCTGCCGAAATAGTTAAAACCTTAGAGTTCATGCCACAAATGAAGGCTTCAGACTTTTTAATAGCTGATAGAGAAATTGGCAAATTCTTCGGTATTTTAATTTCAGATTTTATAAAGAACAATAATAAAAATATTCTTTTTGTAGCTTCTCACGGACACACTATATTTCATGAGCCAAACAAAGGCATGACCTGCCAAATTGGACATGGAGCAACTATTGCAGCAGAGTGCGGGTTGCCCGTAATTTGCGATTTCCGAAGCAGCGATGTAGCCTACGAAGGACAAGGAGCTCCGCTAGTTCCTATCGGTGATAATTTGTTATTCAACGATTTTGATGCAATAGTAAATATTGGGGGATTTTCAAATATTTCATATATGCAAAACAATAAACGAATAGCTTACGATATTTGTCCCGTAAACATCGTTTCGAACCATTTTGCAAAACAATTAGGGAAAGAATTCGACATTGACGGTAACTTTGCTAAGAATGGAAAATGCAACAATGAACTAATAAATTCATTAAACTCCTTAGAATATTACTCAAAACCTTATCCAAAATCACTTGGAAGAGAATGGATAGAAAGCACTTTTTTACCGAAAATTTTAAAACATGAAAAAAACCCAACAAATATACTTTCCACTTTAGCTCATCATGCGGCTTCAAAAATCACCCAAGCCTGTGAAGGTAAGAAAAACATACTTTTTACAGGTGGTGGATGCAAAAACAAATTTCTAACAGGTCTTTTAAAAAATAAACTATCAGAAAGCATTGTAATACCTGACGACACGCTCGTTGAGTACAAAGAAGCATTAGTTTTTGCTTTTATGGGCTGGCTAAGATTAAATGAAATTCCAAATACAATATCTTCAGCGACAGGAGCAAAGAAAGAAGTAAGTGCTGGCTGTATTTATTTACCTTAAACAAAGAATAATTAACAGACGTCTGTTAAAAATAAAAAGTTTTTAACATTAATGCCTACTTGCTAAAGTCTTAACTTTACAGCAAATTTTGTATTATGCTCTTAAATATTCTTCTTCAAATTGTACAGGCTACCGATTCTGCTACAAACGTAGCTCAACAAGCAAATGACCCCGCTACCCAAGAATACTTAACACTTTCCTTGTGGGATTTAACACTAAAAGGTGGTGTGATAATGATTCCAATAGCATTGCTTTTTGTAATTGCAATTTATATTTTTATAGAAAGGTATATAATTGCTAATAAAGCTGCTAAAACAGATTCTGGCTTCATGACAAACATAAAAAACTATATAAAAGACGGAAAAATAGATTCTGCAATTAATTTGTGTAGAAGCAACACAACCCCAATGGCAAGGCTGATTGAAAAAGGAATTTCGCGCATAGGCAGACCTCTGAATGACATTACAACATCAATTGAAAATGAAGGCAAACTACAAGTAGCGAAATTAGAAAAAGGAGTAACCTTTTTATCTGCAATCGCAGGTATTGGGCCTATGATTGGCTTCTTAGGAACAGTTACTGGTATGATAAATGCGTTTTACAAATTATCTACTTCAGGAAACAACCTAGACAT
This region includes:
- a CDS encoding UDP-N-acetylmuramoyl-tripeptide--D-alanyl-D-alanine ligase, with product MNIKELYNLFEQSDGISTDTRSLKKNMIFCAIKGENFDGNNFVKSALEAGAKAVITSNKSFENNPKCYFTNDTIKSLQELAHIHRQNRKCVFIAITGTNGKTTTKEIIRETLSTVGKVQATQGNLNNHIGVPLTLLSIEADTEFAIIEMGANHIGEIETLCDIAYPDYGLITNIGDAHLLGFGSIEGVIKTKTELYKFIKANGKGIFVNEDDPLLVSLSETQNRIFYSSEKFLVEIINNDEPQLKYNWSCNGKNFIAKTNLIGQYNLPNMLAATAIALHFGGNPEKINEKISNYIPNNMRSQWIDTSRNHLILDAYNANPSSMALAIKNIISLKANKKMLIIGDMLELGEYSKQKHFEIINLINSYNFDKVIFVGNEFEKFKSDFPAYNFYKNTEEAMASISKTNYNDFTILIKGSRSIGLEKLKNIL
- a CDS encoding T9SS type A sorting domain-containing protein, with amino-acid sequence MSKKITFLIAFVLSVSFVSAQDVFMKKANTQNQQNKDFVFEKKVSDPLRAEKLVPGPITPSLCSQKGRATLNEGFEDAVFPPKKWTVINKGDDKTWTRTTSKFHSGTACATIVFSTTAHDDYLVTPMLKITSENKVLTAWFANRSTYPEPYDVMVSTTVNDDPAAFTLLKAEDSPGNDWEQRSYDLSAYVGQNIYVAFRSTTTDQWQLYIDDVVGPEIYLPENDVEASKLYLASKIKPGITNLKAKVENIGSLAQTFDAILKIFDATNAEVYSDTVNVTNLVSEQDSILVFNTWDAVIGAYTAKFYLSNNAADTNYLNDSIIRNFEVKDILAAYTINAAKSTYNFIDLATGDETEEGADVAITSFPMSEEYSPVGIYRLYDNKTIGLVALDGQCEIIGTITGVPAKFSLLGLAYDWKNDIWYASGIDTISKFHLYSIDMSTFVATEVGTGGTANAVIIDIDMAWDGMLYGPSLSDDILYKIDPATGVISEVGTIGLNLNYGQGVSFDGHEGKLYTVTTLASGTGNYKFGYYDLYSGAFVEIKDMGNQEQHATIVVTKIPKPAYSAVFTVKEDTNLIAGATMVINNTKLISDSSGNAVFYGADGTYHYTVSKFGYEDLTDSIIIAGANITDTINLTKLPAFDVTFNIKDAQSAPLDAAVTVYFGTNIIYNGTAANGTISFNEVPIGNYTYDVVLDGYTSILSVAFTVGADTTIDVEMVEILDAPYGLNATYTGTTTADFSWNNAIGFTDDFESYEDFSLTFDPWVLKDVDGLETYGFQGFSFPNSGFPMAGIIFNPAAVSDQLAPAHSGEKYVAVFNPSDGSPCNDWIIAPKTLIVNGAKVSFWARGGNVNYSEEKFQVFVSTTNTEVSSFVALSPVVTCPANSVEWKQYSYDLSAYANKEVYVAIHVTSVDQFYFCLDDFKIGQAKSQSKAFVGYNVFVDGRKVASEITEKNYDLTDLVLGTTYELGVQSVYTTGVSSIVTINYLHDNAAVNDLDQNNIELYPNPSNGTFFINVNGSYNVEVFDVTGKVVKSQIINNKGVVSLDNQGLYIVKFSNENETLIKKVIVK
- a CDS encoding anhydro-N-acetylmuramic acid kinase, which translates into the protein MNSYNISEWNSGIGLMSGTSLDGVDLALCSFRFVNNKWEYTFEKTFTYKYPAEIVKTLEFMPQMKASDFLIADREIGKFFGILISDFIKNNNKNILFVASHGHTIFHEPNKGMTCQIGHGATIAAECGLPVICDFRSSDVAYEGQGAPLVPIGDNLLFNDFDAIVNIGGFSNISYMQNNKRIAYDICPVNIVSNHFAKQLGKEFDIDGNFAKNGKCNNELINSLNSLEYYSKPYPKSLGREWIESTFLPKILKHEKNPTNILSTLAHHAASKITQACEGKKNILFTGGGCKNKFLTGLLKNKLSESIVIPDDTLVEYKEALVFAFMGWLRLNEIPNTISSATGAKKEVSAGCIYLP
- a CDS encoding MotA/TolQ/ExbB proton channel family protein; this translates as MLLNILLQIVQATDSATNVAQQANDPATQEYLTLSLWDLTLKGGVIMIPIALLFVIAIYIFIERYIIANKAAKTDSGFMTNIKNYIKDGKIDSAINLCRSNTTPMARLIEKGISRIGRPLNDITTSIENEGKLQVAKLEKGVTFLSAIAGIGPMIGFLGTVTGMINAFYKLSTSGNNLDIALLSGGIYEAMVTTVAGLIVGITAALAYNLVVSRIERVVYKLEAHATEFLDILNEPA
- a CDS encoding type IX secretion system membrane protein PorP/SprF codes for the protein MIKNFILRKVMLFAISIGVVFSAYSQDPHFSQYYANPLYLNPALAGATICPRLNLNYRNQWASISGQYVTYNASYDQHIDALSGGIGLLVTVDKAGEGVLNTTMASGIYSFKLDINRKLSLKAGFQATFHQKSIDWPRLTFPDMIDYRSGFVYNTNETSPDKQTISKADFATGLVLYSDRFYGGFAVHHLTRPDEGFIGVSRIPLKYTLHAGGNISVEDNNSRKRTIEETAISPNLMYQKQAKFDQVNFGLYLNKYPFVGGIWYRHTGVLEKISTSNPDAVILLVGFVQPTFRFGYSYDITVSRLSNASGGSHEFSLAFQFDCFPKQKRVRPISCPIF
- a CDS encoding SUMF1/EgtB/PvdO family nonheme iron enzyme, which translates into the protein MHKTNKLIKSFLVFGLVLVTLTSCYRERSRTTAWYYNDSKWGGFEVVPYEEQETGPGLVLIQGGTFSMGRTEQEIPYKWDNMPRRITVSSFYMDMAEVANVDYREYIYWLQRVFGVDNPEVIRQALPDTLVWRSRLGYNEPYVETYFRHPAYSLYPVVGVSWVKANRYCEWRTDRVNEYIMIREGILKLDPNQQNEENFNTDAYLAGQFEGVVKDDLYDLNPNGSGTRKVRMEDGILLPKYRLPTEAEWEYAALGLIGNTVYERVLQRRIYPWNGHGLRTEYKKNMGMFVTNFKRGRGDNMGVAGFLNDAADITAPVYMYWPNDYGLYNMAGNVSEWVLDVYRPLSFEDFDDFRSFRGNEFMTKVTDEEGLIAEKDSLGRIQWRPVTQEEAATRRNYRYSDNRNYLDGDFSSSIYYREPERQTDEVEAKKLMYEYGQSSMINDNARVYKGGSWKDRAYWQSPGTRRFLDQELSTDYIGFRCAMIRVGSPVGLRR